The Rhododendron vialii isolate Sample 1 chromosome 1a, ASM3025357v1 region TCTACCCTCGGGTGCGAGAACACCCTCAACCAAGGAATGTAGTCATCAGTACACGCCCAAGGAATCCCAGGTGGTGTAGGCTCTCTCTTATCCTCAGGCACCAAGTGGTAGTCAGGGCTAGACCAAAAACCTTCAGTCCATTCGTAAACAACGTTGTAGGTGTGCTGGCCTCGCGATGCACGCTGAGGTGCTATAGGGTCTGCGGGTATTCCCTGTAATAGACCAAACTGCCTCAAGACTCTGTCGGGGAGGTATGGCTCCACATAGGACATGGCACGAATGGGATCAGTGTAGAAAGCAGTCTCAGAGACATTTTGCCTGCGGTCCTTGTACGGGTCAAATATCACCTGTTTGTCAAACAAAACATATGATATGTACTAGTACAATAAATTAACAAGTTAATCAAACAATCCGGTGAAAGCCATCAACTAACACTGTATCATTCGTTCAAAAACTTAAGTCTGGCATATATGTGGAACTTGGCTTTGAAGTAGGACAAGGGAAAGTAGTGCACAcgtcaattgaaaagtggcatgaACTCCTATTGGGTTTTCTTCATTTGAACTAAAATAATTTGAGGCAGGGTTACAATAGCAAGCTATCTTGATTATTCATGTCCCCGTACACTTAAGAAATTTCACGATTAATGATTCTGCTCGATTAATGTCCCTGCATCACTGTGCTACAATTACGATACTTCAGAAGATGAGTTAAGGAAGACAATGGAGAAGGCTAATGGTTTGATAGTAGATATTTTGAAGCAAAAGCCATGTCATGCATCTCAATGTGTTACCGAGAATTTGGAGAATATTGACACAGGTTAAGTTGGAACTTCTCCTATATTTGATTAGCTTATAAAACAATTGTACTTCCAGTTCTCTGTCCTTACTGGAAGAGTTTAATTTCTACTCTCAAACTGTATAATATTGTAAGACAGCTTCTAATTAGCAACGTAATTCTACAAAATGTCCCACGCACCAAAATTGGTATACTAACTGAATGCAGAGTGTGTTAGAATTCTACCTCATCTACAAGTAAGTTGTCCAACACGCGCTGGTAATGCTGTACACTAGTGCCACTCTCGCTATGCAGACACCAATGTCGTGCCCGTGGAAGGTCTTCCGTGTACTCTGGGTCAACAGCAGGATGTAGCGTTGGGAAGTGCTCGTTTATCCACGCCTATAGCATTACACGCATGTGAAGCATATTACAATCATATATCGGTAACATGAACTTATTGGTTTTTTCATAATCAGAAAAAGTAAGTGTACCTCTAGTAATATAAGAAATCCACCAATCTGCTTTACATTCCTCCTACTCGCATAACCAAGATTTCTGTACAAATATGCCAAGCAACAAGAGCCCCATCCGTACGTATGAACCTGATCTAAATCCTCCAATAGTGGAAGGAGGTCAAGTTGTACGAACCCACCTGACTTGTCACAAAAAAGGGTGCACCCAATGACATATAGCAGGTACGCACGAGCACAACACACAACCCGCTCGTCTGTGTTCTTCTCATTTACGTCTTTGAAATTCATCTCCAACCAACTCAACTTAACTGTATACCGTTTAACTGCATTCACAGTAATTGCATTTGTCGCAACTTCGTTCGACACACCAAGCAAATCCATTAACTGTTCTTTTGGCGTCCTTTCGTCCTCCGTGTACACAGGCAATCCATGAACAGGTATCCCTAGTAGATGTTCTACGTCATCTAATGCCAACCCCATCTCACCAAAGTCAAAGTGAAAGGTGTTCGTCTCCGGATGCCACCTTTCAACAAATGCAGCAATTCTAAAGGAATTGCATTGCGCGTTCTTATTTATGCTACACAATGGAAGCAAGCCCGAATTCAACACCTTTTGTTTGAACCTGTCTT contains the following coding sequences:
- the LOC131306880 gene encoding protein MAIN-LIKE 2-like — protein: MNFKDVNEKNTDERVVCCARAYLLYVIGCTLFCDKSGGFVQLDLLPLLEDLDQVHTYGWGSCCLAYLYRNLGYASRRNVKQIGGFLILLEAWINEHFPTLHPAVDPEYTEDLPRARHWCLHSESGTSVQHYQRVLDNLLVDEVIFDPYKDRRQNVSETAFYTDPIRAMSYVEPYLPDRVLRQFGLLQGIPADPIAPQRASRGQHTYNVVYEWTEGFWSSPDYHLVPEDKREPTPPGIPWACTDDYIPWLRVFSHPRVDVVWHLVEGVLGRVVRSRFGLCWMWYTGLWAIPNLELLSCGRHYRT